Proteins co-encoded in one Nicotiana sylvestris chromosome 7, ASM39365v2, whole genome shotgun sequence genomic window:
- the LOC138872706 gene encoding uncharacterized mitochondrial protein AtMg00860-like: MDEYLGHYISAAGATTDSKKIEAIQAWSDPANLKQLRGFLGLAGYYKSGPEAFNKLKNALTSAPVLVLPDFSMPFCGRNRCMQHGNMGCFDAKEATKRLLK, from the exons ATGGATGAGTACTTAGGCCATTACATCTCTGCTGCAGGTGCAACCACTGACTCCAAGAAAATAGAAGCTATACAGGCTTGGTCTGATCCTGCTAACCTCAAACAACTAAGGGGATTCTTAGGTCTAGCAGGATATTATAAGAG TGGTCCTGAAGCTTTTAACAAATTGAAGAATGCCTTGACTTCTGCACCAGTTCTAGTCCTGCCAGACTTTTCTATGCCCTTTTGTGGTAGAAACCGATGCATGCAACATGGGAATATGGGCTGTTTTGATGCAAAAGAGGCAACCAAGCGCTTACTTAAGTAA